One genomic window of Desulfuromonas sp. AOP6 includes the following:
- the efp gene encoding elongation factor P, which translates to MYTCADLKKGLKLMIDGEPHVIVQFDFTKPGKGQALYKCKLRNMITGSLFDRTYRSGESFEPAALEDCDMQYLYQDEAGYVFMDNKTFEQVTLAEETLGDDKYFLKDNMEVKILMFNGRGIGITLPNFVNLRVTQADPWVKGDTAAGNNKPATVESGYNLSVPSFVEQGDLIQIDTRTGDYVTRVKE; encoded by the coding sequence ATGTACACCTGTGCCGACCTCAAAAAAGGCCTCAAGCTGATGATTGACGGCGAGCCCCACGTTATTGTCCAATTCGACTTCACCAAGCCTGGCAAGGGACAGGCCCTTTACAAGTGCAAACTGCGCAACATGATCACCGGCTCCCTTTTCGACCGCACCTACCGCTCCGGCGAGAGCTTCGAACCCGCCGCCCTGGAAGACTGTGACATGCAGTACCTCTACCAGGACGAAGCCGGTTATGTCTTCATGGACAACAAGACCTTCGAGCAGGTCACCCTGGCCGAAGAAACCCTGGGCGACGACAAATACTTTCTCAAAGACAACATGGAAGTAAAGATCCTCATGTTTAACGGCCGCGGCATCGGCATCACCCTGCCCAATTTCGTCAACCTGCGCGTTACCCAGGCCGATCCCTGGGTCAAGGGGGACACTGCCGCCGGCAACAACAAGCCCGCCACGGTCGAAAGCGGGTACAATCTATCCGTACCCTCCTTTGTCGAGCAAGGGGATCTCATCCAGATTGACACTCGCACCGGCGATTATGTCACCCGCGTCAAGGAATAA
- the epmA gene encoding EF-P lysine aminoacylase EpmA, whose translation MDPNWALTRKRLNLEKRARILHRIRAFFMEAGYLEVSTPHRVPANAPESYIDPVGSEGWYLHTSPELCMKRLLAAGYERIFQICPCWRGQERGSRHLPEFTMLEWYRTGIDYNSLMDECEALLTSLVPDGTLRWQGQTLRLESPWERLTVSEAFHRYGSVSLEQALATETFDEVIAFEIEPKLGCERPTFLTEYPGSLAALARRKPGQPEVAERFELYVLGMELANAFSELTDASEQRQRFEAEESRRQAAGKPPYPLAEKFLTELPLMPESAGIALGLDRLVMLLTDANTIDEVVAFTPEEL comes from the coding sequence ATGGACCCGAACTGGGCTCTGACCAGGAAACGTCTGAACCTTGAAAAAAGAGCCCGGATTCTGCACAGGATCCGGGCCTTTTTTATGGAAGCCGGCTACCTCGAGGTGAGCACCCCCCATCGCGTACCCGCCAACGCCCCCGAGAGCTATATCGACCCTGTCGGCAGCGAGGGCTGGTACCTGCACACCTCGCCAGAATTGTGCATGAAACGCCTTTTGGCGGCCGGTTATGAGCGGATTTTCCAGATTTGCCCCTGCTGGCGCGGCCAGGAGAGAGGAAGTCGCCATCTGCCTGAATTCACCATGCTCGAATGGTATCGTACCGGCATCGACTATAATAGTCTCATGGACGAGTGCGAAGCCCTGCTGACCAGCCTGGTTCCCGACGGCACCCTGCGCTGGCAGGGTCAGACACTGCGCCTGGAGTCTCCGTGGGAGCGACTGACCGTCAGTGAGGCGTTTCATCGGTATGGCTCCGTCAGCCTGGAGCAGGCTCTGGCGACGGAAACCTTTGACGAGGTGATCGCTTTCGAGATCGAGCCAAAGCTTGGCTGCGAACGACCGACCTTTCTCACCGAGTATCCGGGCTCACTGGCGGCCCTGGCCCGCCGCAAACCAGGACAACCGGAGGTGGCGGAGCGCTTTGAGCTCTATGTCCTGGGGATGGAACTGGCCAATGCTTTCTCAGAGCTGACGGATGCGTCCGAACAGCGCCAGCGCTTTGAGGCCGAGGAGTCCAGGCGGCAGGCGGCAGGCAAGCCACCCTACCCGCTGGCGGAGAAGTTTTTGACCGAGCTGCCGCTTATGCCGGAATCGGCCGGAATTGCCCTGGGCCTTGACCGGCTCGTCATGCTGCTGACTGACGCCAACACCATCGACGAGGTGGTCGCCTTCACGCCGGAGGAACTATAA
- a CDS encoding phospholipase A, with amino-acid sequence MEQWTISFRFSSLAAWPGILFLLTLLVLPICSGAENIPGAETLPEEALIAPIESAIGQRRAFEKKMSASRFAIMPHKQNYLLPVTYNSSVNDEPYTGTDRNLELREMEVKFQVSFKTPLWERIAGRGTLFAGYTQQSHWQAYNTDASSPFRETNYQPEIFLTFDNDLSLLGVRNRLITLGFEHQSNGRSEPLSRSWNRLYAQLAFERGNLYFALRPWYRLPESRSSDDNPDIHKYMGYGEFHAVYAWGDQRFGIMLRNNLRSQNYGAVQIDWSFPLHPRFDGYIQYFNGYGESLIDYNHSTNRIGVGVIIANWL; translated from the coding sequence ATGGAACAGTGGACGATATCTTTCCGCTTCAGCTCTCTGGCCGCATGGCCAGGTATTCTTTTCCTCTTGACCTTGCTGGTGCTGCCCATATGCAGCGGGGCCGAGAATATCCCCGGCGCGGAAACCCTCCCGGAAGAAGCCCTCATCGCGCCCATCGAATCGGCTATTGGCCAGAGACGGGCCTTCGAAAAAAAGATGTCCGCCAGCCGTTTCGCCATCATGCCTCACAAACAGAATTACCTGCTGCCTGTCACCTACAACTCTTCTGTCAACGATGAACCCTATACGGGGACGGACCGCAACCTGGAGCTTCGGGAGATGGAAGTCAAGTTCCAGGTGAGCTTCAAAACGCCCCTGTGGGAGCGCATCGCCGGCCGTGGCACCCTGTTCGCAGGCTACACCCAGCAATCCCACTGGCAGGCCTATAATACGGATGCCTCCTCCCCCTTTCGGGAAACGAACTACCAGCCTGAAATTTTTCTCACTTTTGACAATGACCTTTCCCTGCTGGGTGTACGCAACCGCCTCATCACCCTGGGTTTCGAACATCAGTCCAACGGTCGCAGTGAACCCTTGTCTCGCAGCTGGAATCGCCTGTACGCCCAACTCGCCTTTGAACGGGGCAACCTCTATTTTGCCCTGCGCCCCTGGTACCGCCTGCCGGAAAGCCGCTCGAGCGACGACAACCCCGACATTCACAAGTACATGGGATACGGAGAGTTTCATGCGGTCTATGCCTGGGGAGATCAGCGCTTTGGCATCATGCTGCGCAATAACTTACGCTCGCAAAACTACGGTGCTGTCCAAATCGACTGGAGTTTCCCCCTGCATCCCCGCTTCGATGGCTATATCCAGTATTTCAACGGCTACGGCGAAAGCCTGATCGACTACAACCATTCCACCAACAGAATCGGTGTGGGGGTCATTATTGCCAACTGGCTGTAA
- a CDS encoding KamA family radical SAM protein: MERWQQQLKESITSPDELGRRFGLDPVETGRVASRYPLRITPYYLDLIQEQGDPIWRQCVPDGAELVADEDLADPLDEEALSPVPAIVHRYPDRVLFLVSGTCATYCRFCTRKRKVGCPSMRVSFQEVLDGIAYIAKTPGVRDVLLSGGDPLMMSDLLLEDILGRLRAIPHVEIIRIGTRMPVTLPDRITDGLCKVLRRFAPLYLNTHFNHPRELTPAAAEACRRLADAGVVLGNQTVLLKGVNDDAEVMAELFRGLLRLRVRPYYLHHMDLVSGTRHFRTRVEKGIDILKALRGQVSGLAIPHYVIDLPGGRGKVPVLPDYVEKMGDELLIRTGAGELVRFPNDCSG, from the coding sequence ATGGAACGCTGGCAGCAACAACTGAAGGAATCAATCACGAGCCCGGATGAACTGGGCCGGCGCTTCGGGCTGGACCCCGTCGAGACAGGCCGGGTCGCCAGCCGGTATCCGCTGCGCATCACCCCCTATTATCTGGACCTCATCCAGGAACAGGGCGATCCGATCTGGCGGCAATGCGTACCGGACGGCGCAGAGCTGGTGGCAGACGAGGATCTGGCGGACCCTCTGGACGAAGAGGCTCTTTCTCCCGTTCCGGCCATCGTACATCGTTATCCCGATCGGGTGCTCTTTCTGGTCAGCGGCACCTGTGCCACCTACTGCCGGTTCTGCACACGCAAACGCAAGGTCGGTTGTCCGTCCATGCGGGTCTCCTTTCAGGAGGTGCTTGACGGCATCGCCTATATCGCCAAAACGCCCGGGGTAAGGGATGTTCTCCTTTCCGGCGGTGATCCGCTGATGATGTCGGACCTGCTGCTCGAAGACATTCTTGGTCGCCTCCGCGCCATCCCTCACGTGGAGATCATTCGTATTGGCACCCGCATGCCGGTGACCCTGCCCGACCGCATTACCGACGGGCTCTGCAAGGTGCTGCGCCGCTTTGCCCCTCTCTACCTGAACACCCACTTCAATCATCCCCGCGAGCTTACTCCCGCCGCGGCCGAAGCCTGTCGCCGCCTGGCCGATGCCGGTGTGGTGCTGGGCAATCAGACGGTGCTCCTTAAGGGGGTCAACGATGATGCCGAGGTGATGGCGGAACTGTTCAGAGGCCTGCTGCGCCTGCGGGTGCGGCCCTACTATCTGCACCACATGGATCTGGTCAGCGGCACCAGGCACTTTCGCACGCGGGTGGAGAAGGGCATCGACATACTCAAGGCTCTGCGCGGCCAAGTGTCAGGGCTGGCCATTCCTCACTATGTCATTGATCTGCCGGGTGGCAGAGGGAAGGTTCCTGTGCTGCCGGACTATGTTGAGAAAATGGGAGACGAACTGTTGATCCGCACAGGCGCGGGCGAGCTGGTGCGATTTCCCAACGACTGCTCCGGCTAG
- a CDS encoding NAD(P)-dependent oxidoreductase, giving the protein MIKEVGFVGLGTVGKHMAINLLKGNYNLTVFDNNADAVSELEKRGAKGAASAMEAAKGKDLVIVILSEKEEWEAALSAETGFLKGIDPGTILVDMGTHSLETTMELAEEAASRRVMFLEAPVWGTKEHAANGLLTILTGGDPTLLGRCREPFSFFALNVIHVGEIGAATRMKFVVNLVQAQLVEGLAEGLVFGEKLGFSADRILEVLDSGGVASPLLHSKGRSIARGDFSRNLALKYVFEGLQIVKDVADKANLELPANDAVLKVYEQAVKDGRGEEDFSAVIKVLRR; this is encoded by the coding sequence ATGATTAAAGAGGTTGGTTTTGTTGGGCTCGGGACGGTCGGTAAACACATGGCGATCAACCTGTTGAAGGGTAACTACAATCTCACTGTTTTTGATAATAACGCCGACGCGGTCAGTGAACTGGAGAAACGGGGGGCCAAGGGCGCTGCCAGTGCCATGGAAGCGGCCAAGGGCAAAGATCTGGTTATCGTCATCCTGTCCGAAAAAGAGGAGTGGGAAGCTGCCCTTTCGGCCGAAACCGGCTTTCTCAAGGGGATCGATCCGGGCACCATTCTCGTCGACATGGGGACCCACTCGCTGGAGACCACCATGGAACTGGCGGAAGAGGCGGCCAGTCGCCGGGTCATGTTCCTGGAAGCCCCCGTTTGGGGCACCAAAGAGCATGCCGCCAACGGCCTGCTTACTATTCTTACCGGAGGCGATCCAACCCTGCTGGGCCGCTGCCGCGAACCTTTCTCTTTCTTTGCTCTCAACGTCATTCATGTTGGCGAAATCGGCGCCGCCACCCGCATGAAGTTCGTGGTCAACCTGGTGCAGGCCCAGTTGGTGGAGGGATTGGCTGAAGGACTGGTCTTTGGTGAGAAGCTCGGATTCTCCGCCGATCGCATCCTTGAGGTTCTCGACTCGGGTGGCGTGGCGTCTCCCCTGCTGCACTCCAAAGGGCGCTCCATCGCCCGCGGCGATTTCTCCCGCAATCTGGCTCTCAAGTATGTCTTCGAAGGTCTGCAGATCGTTAAGGATGTGGCGGACAAGGCCAACCTAGAACTGCCGGCTAACGACGCCGTTCTCAAGGTGTACGAACAGGCCGTCAAGGATGGGCGTGGCGAGGAGGATTTTTCCGCGGTTATCAAGGTGCTGCGCCGTTAG
- the polA gene encoding DNA polymerase I — protein sequence MTSPAKRLYLIDGSSYIYRAYFAIRHLSNSKGFATNAVYGFINMLLKVVREEEPDHLAVVFDAPGPTFRKEIYDAYKANRAKMPEDLVPQIPVIKEVVRAFNMPAIEKEGFEADDIIATLARRFAAEGMDVTVVTGDKDLMQIVNDRVRLLDTMKDKVSGPAEVLERFGGSPEKVIEVQALAGDSSDNVPGVPGIGEKTAVKLIQEFGSVEELLARVDEVKGKMQEKLREFGEQALLSKKLVTLVDDVPLAVDYDNFSLSEPNRQALTAIFKEMEFHKLIQEFSTENRATGENYHGVLDEKALDALVARLKKAPRFAFDTETTSLTAVQADLVGLSFAIEPEEAWYIPVGHRYLGAPEQLARDRVLDKLRPLLEDAHLGKIGQNIKYDALVLRRAGVQVKGIAFDTMLASYLTNPASKSHGMDALASELLGHKTISYKEMTGSGKKQIGFDEVEVEKAIVYAAEDADITLRLAEVLEPKLQETEQETLFRDVEMPLVEVLTDMEWTGIRIDTGFLERLSAEMEKKLAALEKEIFELAGGSFNIGSPKQLGEVLFERLGLPKGKKTKTGWSTDVEVLNKLAEDHPVAAKILDYRSLAKLKGTYADALPKLVNPETGRIHTSFNQAVTATGRLSSSDPNLQNIPIRTEEGSRLREAFIPAEGNLLISADYSQIELRVLAHMADEAVLQESFAQGEDIHRRTASEVFGVFPEMVTAEMRRQAKTINFGVIYGMGAFSLGKDLGIPTREAQTFIDNYFARYPGIKAFMEGKKEEAREKLYVSTLLGRRCAVPEINSKNGAIRSYAERNAINYPIQGSAADIVKIAMIRIHERLRKEGLQTAMVLQVHDELVFDVPEQEVERVKCLVREEMEGAVTLKVPLLVELGVGKNWRQAH from the coding sequence ATGACTTCACCAGCCAAGCGACTTTATCTCATCGATGGCTCATCCTACATCTACCGGGCCTATTTTGCCATCCGGCATCTGTCCAATTCCAAAGGTTTTGCCACCAACGCCGTCTACGGCTTCATCAATATGCTGCTCAAGGTAGTGCGGGAGGAGGAGCCCGATCATCTGGCCGTGGTCTTCGATGCCCCCGGCCCGACCTTTCGCAAGGAGATCTACGATGCGTACAAGGCGAACCGGGCCAAGATGCCCGAAGATCTGGTGCCGCAGATTCCGGTGATCAAGGAGGTGGTGCGGGCCTTCAACATGCCGGCCATCGAAAAGGAGGGGTTCGAGGCGGACGATATCATCGCCACGCTGGCGCGGCGCTTTGCCGCCGAGGGGATGGACGTTACCGTGGTCACGGGCGACAAGGATCTCATGCAGATCGTCAATGATCGGGTGCGTCTGCTCGACACCATGAAGGACAAGGTCTCCGGCCCGGCCGAGGTGCTGGAGCGTTTCGGCGGTTCGCCGGAAAAGGTAATCGAGGTGCAGGCCCTGGCCGGCGACAGTTCGGACAACGTTCCCGGTGTGCCCGGCATCGGCGAGAAGACGGCGGTAAAACTGATCCAGGAGTTCGGCTCCGTCGAAGAGCTGCTGGCCCGGGTCGACGAAGTCAAAGGGAAGATGCAGGAAAAACTGCGCGAATTTGGCGAACAGGCGCTGCTGTCCAAAAAGCTGGTGACCCTGGTTGATGACGTGCCTCTCGCGGTGGATTATGACAATTTTTCTCTTTCCGAGCCCAACCGGCAGGCCCTGACCGCCATCTTTAAAGAGATGGAGTTCCACAAGCTGATTCAGGAGTTCTCCACCGAAAACCGCGCCACTGGGGAAAACTACCATGGTGTGCTGGATGAAAAGGCGCTCGATGCTCTCGTTGCCCGCCTGAAAAAGGCTCCCCGCTTCGCCTTCGATACGGAGACGACCAGTCTGACCGCTGTGCAGGCGGACCTGGTCGGCCTGTCCTTTGCCATCGAACCGGAAGAGGCCTGGTATATCCCGGTGGGCCATCGTTATCTGGGGGCACCTGAACAGCTGGCGCGGGACCGGGTGCTGGACAAGCTGCGGCCCCTGCTGGAAGATGCGCACCTTGGCAAGATCGGCCAGAACATCAAGTACGATGCGCTGGTGCTGCGGCGGGCCGGCGTGCAGGTCAAGGGGATCGCCTTCGATACCATGCTGGCCTCCTACCTCACCAATCCGGCCTCCAAGAGCCACGGCATGGATGCCCTGGCCAGTGAACTGCTCGGTCATAAGACCATCAGCTACAAGGAGATGACCGGCAGCGGCAAGAAGCAGATCGGTTTTGACGAGGTCGAGGTGGAAAAGGCTATTGTGTACGCAGCCGAGGATGCGGATATCACCTTGCGTCTGGCCGAAGTCCTGGAGCCGAAGCTGCAGGAAACGGAGCAGGAGACGCTCTTTCGTGACGTGGAGATGCCGCTGGTCGAGGTGCTGACCGACATGGAGTGGACCGGGATACGCATCGACACGGGTTTTCTGGAACGTCTCTCCGCCGAGATGGAAAAGAAGCTGGCAGCCCTTGAAAAGGAGATTTTCGAGCTGGCCGGCGGTTCTTTCAATATCGGGTCGCCCAAGCAGCTTGGCGAGGTGCTTTTCGAGCGTCTCGGCTTGCCCAAGGGGAAGAAGACCAAGACGGGCTGGTCGACGGACGTGGAGGTCCTCAATAAGTTGGCCGAGGACCATCCGGTGGCGGCGAAGATTCTCGACTACCGCTCGCTGGCCAAGCTCAAGGGAACCTACGCCGATGCCCTACCCAAACTGGTCAACCCGGAGACGGGACGCATTCACACCTCCTTCAATCAGGCCGTGACCGCGACGGGTCGACTTTCCTCCAGCGATCCCAATCTGCAGAACATCCCCATCCGCACGGAGGAGGGGAGCCGTCTCCGTGAAGCCTTCATCCCGGCTGAGGGCAATCTGCTGATTTCCGCTGACTATTCCCAGATCGAGCTGAGGGTGCTGGCTCACATGGCCGACGAGGCGGTGCTGCAGGAGAGCTTTGCCCAAGGGGAGGATATCCATCGCCGTACGGCCAGCGAGGTCTTCGGGGTTTTCCCCGAGATGGTGACGGCGGAAATGCGGCGGCAGGCCAAAACCATCAATTTTGGCGTCATTTACGGGATGGGCGCTTTCAGCCTCGGCAAAGACCTGGGTATTCCCACCCGCGAGGCCCAGACCTTCATCGACAATTACTTCGCCCGCTATCCTGGCATCAAGGCCTTCATGGAGGGGAAGAAGGAGGAGGCCCGCGAGAAACTCTATGTTTCCACTCTGCTGGGTCGCCGCTGCGCCGTGCCCGAAATCAATAGTAAAAACGGTGCCATCCGGAGCTACGCTGAACGCAACGCGATCAATTATCCGATCCAGGGGTCGGCAGCCGATATTGTCAAGATCGCCATGATCCGCATTCACGAGCGCCTGCGTAAGGAGGGTCTGCAGACGGCCATGGTGCTGCAGGTACATGACGAACTGGTCTTCGATGTGCCGGAGCAGGAAGTGGAACGGGTCAAGTGTCTGGTGCGGGAAGAGATGGAAGGTGCTGTCACGCTCAAGGTGCCGCTGCTTGTCGAGCTCGGTGTAGGCAAAAACTGGCGGCAGGCTCACTAA
- the gspC gene encoding type II secretion system protein GspC has translation MFVILQRYYREFLLLLVALLGLSLGKLAADGVGVFVSPPVITAKSAAPPAPARERQATLSDYETILVRNIFDASGSSRVVTFQNTTRATAPSESTPATRGSLTLIGTVARGPESLALIQANNKIETFRLDDSLPGNGRLEEITRDAVTIRYPDGSREILLIHQDGHKAQTAPVTAPSANGRAASNGYQVRDLGNNKWAIPKEQAERARQNIGELLQQARMEPRLIDGKTAGFAVKMIRPNSILAQMGLQLGDVVIEVNGVTLDSPEKALQIFQQLREAKSIVVGLERNGQPMNFAYEVN, from the coding sequence ATGTTTGTCATCCTGCAACGCTATTATCGCGAGTTCCTTCTGCTACTGGTAGCCCTGCTGGGACTGTCTCTCGGCAAACTGGCTGCAGATGGCGTCGGTGTCTTTGTCTCTCCGCCGGTCATCACGGCCAAAAGTGCGGCGCCGCCGGCGCCAGCCAGAGAACGGCAGGCCACATTGTCGGATTATGAGACCATTCTGGTCCGCAACATTTTTGATGCATCGGGCAGCAGCAGGGTGGTAACTTTTCAGAACACCACCCGTGCCACCGCGCCCAGCGAATCGACACCCGCCACCCGCGGCAGCCTGACGCTGATTGGCACCGTGGCGCGCGGTCCGGAATCCCTTGCCCTCATCCAGGCCAACAACAAAATCGAAACATTCCGCCTCGATGACAGCCTGCCGGGAAATGGTCGCCTGGAAGAGATTACCCGGGACGCCGTCACTATCCGCTATCCTGACGGCTCACGGGAAATCCTCCTCATTCATCAGGATGGGCACAAGGCCCAGACCGCTCCGGTCACTGCTCCGTCCGCCAACGGGCGTGCCGCGTCCAACGGCTACCAGGTCAGGGACCTGGGGAACAATAAGTGGGCCATCCCCAAAGAACAAGCGGAAAGAGCTCGCCAGAATATCGGTGAACTGCTGCAGCAAGCCCGCATGGAGCCACGACTCATTGACGGCAAGACCGCAGGATTTGCCGTCAAGATGATACGGCCCAACTCCATTCTGGCTCAGATGGGATTGCAGCTCGGAGATGTCGTCATTGAAGTGAATGGCGTGACGCTGGACAGCCCGGAAAAGGCGCTGCAGATTTTCCAGCAGTTACGTGAAGCCAAGAGCATCGTCGTCGGCCTGGAACGCAATGGCCAGCCGATGAATTTCGCCTATGAAGTCAATTAG
- the gspD gene encoding type II secretion system secretin GspD — protein sequence MLKKSLIRWSFFLCLTFAWPLPALAVEPPAAAGENQDPNMVSLNFKDIELPDLIRTVSEITGMNFVYDESVRGKATIISPDLMSINDAFQLFLTVLNTKGYTVVPSGKTNKIVAIKDAKESNLPTIGPGVRGEINEKYVTRLITLKNIDAGELATTVLAPLIPKTSSIVAFPASNTLVITDSASNIDRLTRIARELDVPSSLDMLEVIPLVYAGADEVAQLATQILSEGGASPVARRRAAGNVQTAGGKEVSKVLPYARGNLLIVMASQEDMMMIRDLIAKLDQKPVQDRSGINVYYLKNADAETLAKTLNEIVTGIKAQEKTQPGAPQAAAPKTGATSIIADKPTNSLIINASPEDYEVLKGIISQLDIKRKQVFVEALILELSMEATRELGVSLQGAIDTGSDSAIFASTGPSAAAELLPIGATSSDSNQSYPSILTKAVNGIMLGGLFNTITVTDPNDSSKTISVPALSALINLSRTDGDVNILSAPRLLTSDNEEAEIIVGSNVPIITNRLTDAGGSSLAQSVSVERKDVALTLRLTPQIIQDNLVRLNIYQEITDLASTNVGNVNDVGPTLTKRLLRNTVLAEDGRTVALGGLIKSDVLQSVTKVPLLGDIPLLGWLFKSKNSSERKTNLLLFVTPRIINDANDLAQVTRRAKNQMDQFEEGNVVPLLPAELPQPTSVDPDSLREATQDPWE from the coding sequence GTGTTAAAAAAATCGTTGATCCGGTGGTCCTTTTTCCTTTGTCTGACCTTTGCCTGGCCCCTGCCTGCCCTGGCAGTTGAACCGCCCGCAGCCGCCGGAGAAAACCAGGATCCCAACATGGTGTCCCTGAACTTTAAGGATATCGAATTGCCCGACCTGATCCGCACGGTCAGCGAGATCACGGGGATGAACTTCGTCTATGACGAATCGGTGCGCGGCAAGGCGACCATCATCAGCCCCGACCTGATGTCCATCAACGACGCCTTCCAGCTCTTCCTCACCGTCCTCAACACCAAGGGCTACACGGTGGTGCCTTCGGGCAAGACCAACAAGATCGTGGCGATTAAAGACGCCAAGGAAAGCAACCTGCCCACTATCGGACCCGGCGTGCGCGGTGAAATAAACGAAAAATACGTCACCCGCCTGATCACGCTGAAAAATATCGACGCCGGCGAACTGGCCACCACCGTGCTGGCGCCTCTTATTCCCAAAACGAGCAGCATCGTCGCCTTCCCTGCTTCAAACACCCTGGTCATCACGGACAGCGCCAGCAACATCGACCGACTGACCCGCATCGCCCGCGAACTGGACGTTCCCAGCTCGCTGGACATGCTCGAAGTCATTCCCCTGGTTTACGCCGGGGCCGACGAGGTCGCTCAGCTCGCCACCCAGATCCTGTCCGAAGGGGGCGCCAGTCCCGTCGCTCGCCGTCGGGCCGCCGGCAATGTGCAGACCGCCGGAGGCAAAGAAGTCAGCAAAGTGCTGCCCTACGCCCGCGGCAATCTACTCATTGTCATGGCCAGCCAGGAAGATATGATGATGATCCGCGATCTGATTGCCAAGCTGGACCAGAAACCGGTGCAGGATCGCTCCGGCATCAATGTGTATTATCTGAAAAACGCTGACGCCGAGACTTTGGCCAAAACCCTCAACGAGATCGTCACCGGCATCAAAGCCCAGGAGAAGACGCAACCGGGGGCGCCACAGGCGGCAGCGCCCAAAACGGGCGCCACCAGCATCATTGCTGACAAACCAACGAACTCCCTCATCATCAACGCTTCGCCGGAAGACTATGAGGTGCTCAAAGGCATCATCAGCCAGCTCGACATCAAGCGCAAACAGGTCTTTGTCGAAGCCCTCATCCTTGAGCTGTCCATGGAAGCCACCCGGGAACTGGGCGTCTCCCTGCAAGGGGCCATCGACACCGGTTCGGACAGCGCCATCTTCGCCTCGACGGGTCCGTCGGCCGCAGCTGAGCTTCTACCAATCGGCGCAACCAGTTCAGACTCAAACCAAAGCTATCCAAGCATCCTCACAAAAGCCGTCAACGGCATCATGCTGGGCGGGCTGTTCAACACCATCACGGTCACCGACCCGAATGACAGCAGCAAGACCATCTCGGTGCCGGCCCTGTCGGCCCTGATCAATCTGTCCAGAACGGATGGCGATGTTAACATCCTGTCGGCGCCGCGCCTGCTGACCTCGGACAACGAGGAAGCGGAGATCATCGTTGGCTCCAATGTCCCCATCATCACCAACCGGCTTACCGATGCCGGCGGCAGCTCACTGGCGCAGAGCGTTTCCGTCGAACGCAAGGACGTTGCCCTGACTTTGCGTCTGACGCCGCAGATCATCCAGGACAATCTGGTGCGCCTCAACATTTATCAGGAGATCACTGACCTGGCCAGCACCAACGTTGGCAACGTAAACGATGTCGGACCCACTCTGACCAAACGCCTGCTGCGTAACACCGTCCTGGCCGAGGACGGCCGCACCGTCGCCCTGGGCGGCCTTATCAAGAGCGATGTCCTGCAATCGGTCACCAAGGTGCCTCTGCTGGGGGACATTCCTCTGCTTGGGTGGCTATTCAAAAGCAAGAACAGCAGTGAACGAAAGACCAATCTGCTGCTCTTTGTCACCCCGCGCATCATCAACGACGCCAACGACCTGGCTCAGGTGACGCGCCGGGCCAAAAATCAGATGGATCAGTTCGAAGAAGGGAACGTCGTTCCCCTGCTACCCGCCGAACTGCCGCAACCGACGTCCGTCGACCCTGACAGTCTGCGTGAAGCCACGCAAGACCCCTGGGAATAG